A section of the Miscanthus floridulus cultivar M001 unplaced genomic scaffold, ASM1932011v1 os_1265_2_3, whole genome shotgun sequence genome encodes:
- the LOC136533862 gene encoding lon protease homolog, mitochondrial-like, with amino-acid sequence MEISKLQQAIAKAIEEKISGDQRRYLLNEQLKAIKKELGLETDDKTALSAKFKERIELKKDKCPPHVLQVIEEELTKLQLLEASSSEFSVTRNYLDWLTVLPWGNYSDENFDVHHAQKILDEDHYGLSDVKERILEFIAVGKLRGTSQGKIICLSGPPGVGKTSIGRSIARALNRQFYRFSVGGLADVAEIKGHRRTYVGAMPGKMVQCLKSVGTANPLVLIDEIDKLGKGHSGDPASALLELLDPEQNVNFLDHYLDVPVDLSKVLFVCTANVIEMIPNPLLDRMEIIAIAGYITDEKMHIARDYLEKNTRQACGIKPQQVEVTDAALLALIENYCREAGVRNLQKQIEKIYRKIALQLVRQGVSNEPDQESLSVTVSEESSSGDSTTAKDEILKDPAVEDASVANNVTNPASEEANEVNLTTEAPKEDSTSKGNKDTDGAADKAIEKVVVDSSNLGDFVGKPVFQAERIYEQTPVGVVMGLAWTAMGGSTLYIETTKVEGEGKGDLVLTGQLGDVMKESAQIAHTVGRAVLLEKEPDNQFFANSKLHLHVPAGSTPKDGPSAGCTMITSMLSLAMGKPVKKDLAMTGEVTLTGRILPIGGVKEKTIAARRSAIKTLIFPAANKRDFDELASNVKEGLEVHFVDTYGEIYDLAFQSDAGTETS; translated from the exons ATGGAGATTAGTAAGCTACAG CAAGCCATAGCAAAAGCAATTGAAGAAAAGATTAGTGGAGATCAGCGACGTTATTTATTGAATGAGCAACTTAAGGCAATCAAGAAG GAGCTGGGTTTGGAGACTGATGACAAAACGGCATTGTCTG CAAAATTTAAGGAACGTATAGAATTAAAGAAGGACAAATGTCCTCCTCATGTTTTACAAGTCATTGAAGAAGAGCTTACCAAGCTTCAGCTTTTAGAAGCCAGCTCTAGCGAGTTCAGTGTAACTCGTAATTATTTGGACTGGCTGACAGTATTGCCATGGGGAAATTATAG TGATGAAAACTTCGATGTCCACCATGCTCAGAAAATTCTCGATGAAGACCATTATGGTTTGAGTGACGTGAAAGAGAGAATACTGGAATTCATAGCAGTTGGGAAGTTAAGAGGGACTTCACAAG GCAAGATCATATGTCTTTCTGGGCCACCAGGAGTTGGAAAAACCAGTATTGGTCGTTCAATTGCACGTGCACTGAACCGCCAGTTCTACAGGTTTTCTGTTGGAGGTTTGGCTGATGTGGCTGAAATCAAG GGCCATCGACGCACGTATGTTGGTGCAATGCCAGGGAAGATGGTGCAGTGTCTTAAATCAGTTGGGACAGCAAATCCTCTAGTATTGATAGATGAGATTGACAAG CTTGGGAAGGGGCATTCTGGCGATCCAGCTAGTGCATTGTTGGAACTCCTCGATCCTGAGCAGAATGTTAATTTCTTAGATCACTACCTTGATGTTCCTGTTGACCTATCCAAG GTTTTGTTCGTTTGCACAGCAAACGTAATAGAGATGATACCAAATCCGTTACTGGATAGGATGGAGATCATTGCTATAGCTGGGTATATAACTGATGAAAAGATGCATATTGCTCGGGACTATCTAGAGAAGAATACAAGACAGGCTTGTGGCATAAAGCCTCAACAG GTTGAAGTTACAGATGCTGCTCTTCTTGCTCTCATTGAAAATTACTGCCGAGAAGCTGGAGTGAGGAACCTTCAAAAGCAGATTGAGAAAATTTACCGTAAG ATAGCTCTGCAGCTTGTTCGCCAAGGGGTATCGAATGAGCCAGACCAGGAGTCTCTCAGCGTCACTGTAAGTGAGGAATCTAGTAGTGGTGATAGCACCACAGCAAAAGATGAGATTTTGAAGGATCCTGCTGTAGAAGATGCTTCAGTCGCCAATAATGTTACAAATCCTGCCTCTGAGGAAGCTAATGAAGTAAATTTGACAACTGAAGCACCAAAAGAAGACAGCACATCTAAG GGCAACAAGGACACAGATGGAGCAGCAGACAAGGCAATTGAAAAGGTTGTGGTCGATTCATCAAACCTTGGCGATTTTGTTGGGAAACCTGTGTTCCAGGCTGAGCGTATATATGAGCAGACGCCTGTTGGAGTGGTCATGGGTTTAGCTTGGACTGCTATGGGTGGTTCTACTTTGTACATCGAAACAACAAAAGTGGAGGGGGAAGGGAAAGGTGACCTTGTGCTGACGGGACAGCTTGGAGATGTCATGAAAGAGAGTGCTCAGATAGCGCACACAGTTGGCAGAGCTGTATTACTGGAGAAAGAGCCAGATAATCAGTTCTTTGCAAACTCGAAGCTGCACTTGCATGTTCCTGCAGGGTCCACCCCTAAGGATGGCCCGAGTGCTGGATGCACCATGATAACATCTATGCTGTCCTTAGCTATGGGAAAGCCTGTCAAGAAGGACCTCGCAATGACGGGTGAAGTAACATTAACAGGAAGAATCCTCCCAATCGGCGGG GTAAAAGAGAAAACGATTGCTGCAAGGAGAAGTGCGATAAAGACACTCATATTTCCAGCAGCGAATAAAAGGGACTTTGACGAGCTTGCTTCTAATGTGAAGGAAGGCCTCGAAGTTCATTTTGTTGACACATACGGTGAAATATATGATTTAGCTTTCCAGAGTGACGCCGGGACAGAAACAAGCTGA